From a region of the Candidatus Dependentiae bacterium genome:
- the rplT gene encoding 50S ribosomal protein L20 encodes MTRVKRGVVVKKRHKRLLKKAKGFWGQRKNIFKRAKETLLRAMAYAFKGRKLKKRDMRALFITRISAAAKQNGISYNLLISGLKKADVTLNRKMLSQIAIYEPKAFVQLVEIAKK; translated from the coding sequence ATGACAAGAGTAAAAAGAGGTGTCGTTGTTAAAAAAAGACACAAACGACTACTAAAAAAGGCAAAAGGTTTCTGGGGACAACGTAAAAACATATTTAAAAGAGCAAAAGAAACTTTACTTCGTGCTATGGCATACGCGTTTAAGGGCCGCAAGCTCAAAAAACGCGATATGCGTGCACTTTTTATTACTAGAATAAGTGCGGCAGCAAAGCAAAATGGTATTTCATACAATCTCCTTATTTCAGGATTAAAAAAAGCTGATGTTACTCTTAATCGTAAAATGTTGAGCCAGATTGCTATTTATGAGCCAAAAGCCTTTGTTCAGCTTGTTGAAATTGCCAAAAAATAG
- the rpmI gene encoding 50S ribosomal protein L35 has protein sequence MSKVKTRSAAKKRFKKMGKRLVKRSQAYCRHLLTKKTAKKKRELRKGTYVCKADIVRILKLLPY, from the coding sequence ATGTCAAAGGTGAAAACACGGTCTGCAGCTAAAAAGCGATTTAAGAAAATGGGAAAGCGACTCGTAAAAAGGTCTCAAGCATATTGCAGACACTTGTTAACAAAAAAGACAGCTAAGAAAAAAAGAGAACTGCGTAAAGGGACCTATGTTTGTAAAGCCGATATAGTCCGTATATTGAAATTACTTCCATACTAG
- the infC gene encoding translation initiation factor IF-3 encodes MKEHRDRDSKEPVALINERIRAPRVQLITHTGDNIGVVSRHEALQQARDAQLDLVMIAECGKEGVPVVKIIDHGKALYEKKKKHAEAKKHQKVIQVKEIKMSPKIGEHDYQTKMKRAMQFLSDGKRVKVTLFFRGRERATKEERGKEFFEKIDQTLADSGFSDNLVREKDAKMGPFWSRVYYIK; translated from the coding sequence TTGAAAGAACATAGAGATCGAGATTCAAAAGAGCCAGTAGCTTTGATTAACGAACGTATTCGGGCGCCTAGGGTACAACTTATTACACATACTGGCGATAATATTGGAGTTGTTTCCCGACACGAAGCATTGCAGCAAGCTCGTGATGCACAGCTTGATTTAGTTATGATTGCCGAGTGTGGTAAAGAAGGTGTTCCTGTGGTTAAAATAATTGACCACGGAAAGGCTCTTTATGAAAAGAAAAAGAAGCATGCTGAAGCTAAAAAGCATCAAAAAGTGATTCAGGTAAAAGAAATAAAAATGAGCCCAAAAATTGGCGAGCATGATTATCAAACAAAAATGAAGCGTGCAATGCAATTCTTAAGCGACGGAAAGCGGGTAAAGGTAACATTGTTTTTCCGAGGGCGAGAGCGTGCAACAAAAGAAGAGCGTGGAAAAGAATTTTTTGAAAAAATTGATCAAACCTTGGCCGATAGTGGATTTTCTGACAATTTAGTTAGAGAAAAGGATGCTAAAATGGGTCCGTTTTGGTCTCGTGTTTATTATATAAAATAA